Below is a genomic region from Lampris incognitus isolate fLamInc1 chromosome 2, fLamInc1.hap2, whole genome shotgun sequence.
ccagtgtaggaaatcttcaatttcttagcaatttctcgcatggaatagccttcatttctaagaacaagaatagactgtcgagtttcagatgaaagttctctttttctggccattttgagcgtttaactgaccccacaaatgtgatgctccagaaactcaatctgctcaaagaagtgcccatccaaccaatccaacttgtgggagctgcttctggaagcgtggggtgcaatttctccagattacctcaacaaattaacagctagaatgccaaaggtctgcaatgctgtaattgctgcaaatggaggattctttgacgaaagcaaagtttgatgtaaaaaaaatcttatttcaaatacaaatcattatttctaaccttgtcaatgtcttgactctattttctattcatttcacaacatatggtggtgaataagtgtgacttttcatggaaaacacgaaattgtttgggtgatcccaaacttttgaacggtagtgtatacacaagcaaaataataaaaataggtgaaataagaggcaataatgTACAACCAAATGAAATAAAGGCAGCATAATTGCACCAAAGTGTGTGATTTTACAAAGCCTGCCAGTGACCCAGAAGCAGAGGTGTCACGATGTACAACACAACTGCGACGGCTGTCCCGTCCTGCCAGCTGTCCCTTTTACAGACGTCGATTGGGCTTTGTGACTACCTCCACTGCCGGCTTACCGCCGGAACAACAATGACCCCCCATTCCGTCTTCATATCTTCTACAGAACGGCAAGATGGCTTAATGGCACAATGTTCCTGCCTTAAAAAGGCTGTGTATAAAGCCCAAAAGACTAAGGTAACACACTGGGTTTATCATGCAACTGACAAACTTTCTCCTCCGCAACTCACCTGCATGTCCACCTCATTTTTTATGATCTTTCCATCAGCCCACTTCAAAGCAGTGCGCACCTCTCCTGTAAGGGGCACAAAAGTCAATGAGACACTGCCTTGCTCCAAATCTTTTATAACTAGCACTTGATTGAAGTAATTTTGCAAGCAAACTGAAGCACATACCCATGATCAATCCCATGTTAAAGCGGTACCTTTCCTTTAAAAGCTGTTCCTTGTGTTTTTTGATCACTGTCTCCACCTGAAAACATTGGTTATTTTTGAACACCATACTTGTTTAAAAAGCATATCCCTAAGCCCATGTAAACTCATGTACTCACTGCATCTTCGATCTGCTCTGGTGTTATAACTACACCCACTCCACATGCATCTTCAAACCCCCTCTGATTGACAGAGTCTTGAGAACAGTTCTTCACAAAGTCCAATGCAGCTAAAGAGAAATGGGATTTTAGTAAGActttgtgtgtatttatttgtgtctgtgtgcatgtgttaaaACTCTGAAGAAATGCTATTTCAGTGACTCGTGAGGTTTGTTTGAAAGCTAAAATAATAACTCTAGGAGGTTACAGCATACTGAAAAGTGGAATGCTATATTGAATGCAATACAGATAAAAATAAATCATTTAAAAGCATTGATATATGAAACATGTATATATtgataacactttattttagggggtgtaAGGTGGTAATTATtatagaaataaggttgaaattaccttgtaatttcctagtaataaggtggtagtttttacaggtaattttacagctaaccctaaccctaacccaaattacaaggtaatttcaaccttatttctatgaAATTACGCGATAAttaccgaccccctaaaataaagtgtaacccatATGGATGGGTTATCAACTAGATTATAGTAAATCAAAAGTAGTTACCTGTCAGCTGTAGCTCTGTACAGATCTTGCGCTGAGCTATGTAGGCTGAGAGGAGTGCCAGATGCTTGGAGTCTTTGAGGCGAGAAGCCATGCTATAAAGCAATGTCCCCATGGCCTTATCCACCCCTGATGTGCCATTGACAAGCTGAGCCTATTGAGTTATGTCAGTAGCAGTAGAAAAAGGCCAGAACTGATTATAATTTGCGCATAATTTGCGTCAAACTGTATGTGATAAGAGACAGGAGACTGTGCTAGAGCAACACTATGGGCAGGGCACATAACTGTTAAGTAATTCGGCTTGAAAAGGGCTAGAGGCCACTAGGAAAGATCCCCTATGTCAAGGGACAACACTTTAGAAACAAAGATGAAATGCAGGGTGGTCTTTAGGTAAGAACCACAAAGGTTTGGAGACACTGCCTGATTAATTCACAGCTAAACTACTCTAACAGATTTGAGATAAAGTTTCCTGAAAATGAGACGGTGGGTTGGCAAAGTAGACTGGCCAGAGAGTTGTGTCTACCCTGTGGACACAGCATTAAAAGAGTACCTTATATTGACACAGCATTAAAAGAGTACCTTATCATAAATATGAGGGGGGACAAAAAGAAAAATAACAAGCAAGCTAACCTAACGTAGAGCATGTCAAGTATGCAGTTCTCGCTTTCCCCTGCTTTCTGTTTCCTCATTAAGCGATAAGTCATACCTGGGCAATGGCTTCCTTAATTGCAGAACTCAGCGCTTCATTTTTTAGTGTTTCTTTTGCTTTTTGTTCACTGAGCCCGATAGAAGTGAAAAGTGTCAACGAATCCGCCATTGCTCACAGCAGACACCGGTCACTCCGATGCCAGACACGCCGCAAAAAGGCTTTACTGGTACGGGTTTACTTCCTCTACTCCCCGAGAACGTAAATATGCGCCAATCACACGGCTCTTACGTATGGCCTTAACCAATCGTAAATGAACGTCGCTTCGGTCTACGTGCTATTTTATCTTTAAGAGCCAATCAGTAGTTGTGTTGACATCAGTGGGGGAGGGACTACTGCAAATCTACGTAATGTTGCGTCAGATTCAGATTTGGTGTTTTTCAGTAGCGCAGAAATTGAGAAGTGGCTGCTGCTAGTGCTTCAGCGCTATATGCTGATCCCTACGATCGTTATCGCTTTATACCGAGCGTTTTGGACTCGATAAAACAGTGCGTGTTTAACCCTTTCGACCCCTGAAAACACCGCTTCAAGACGCACTGTTAGGTTTCTGTTGTCCACCGTTGCGGTGCGTAAACTCCGCGAAACGTTTTTTTTAGATCCATCAAATAAGTGCCCCTTTCCCGATTTACAAACATGTAGGGCGAAGTCAAGTGCTATGCCTTCCTTATGATATGCATATTATCCAATCGATTATCTAGAGTTAGATTAGGCTGCTACGTGGAATCTTTTTGCATGGGGGCAGAGCGAGTGAATACGTGCGTTTTTAAGTCTCCCGACTAAACCCTAGTGAACCGTGCGTCATCACAACCATGGCAAGGCATGCAGTGCTTTCCTCGGGGGCAGGGGTCTGGAGGTCTCTCGCCTGTGCCAGATCAGAGCTGAGACTGGACCTTACACTTGGCTGTGGACAGAGCTTCCGGTAGTTTCGTTACATTTGACTGATGTTATTTTATTGATGTCTGAGTCATATGTGCAGCAAGTAGAGCTGCTGCACTGAAATGCATTGTAGAGTTCAAGTTGTTTTATTtatcaaatgcacaacaatacagGATGGCAGGCAatgctggcaatgaaatgcttaaatcaagtcaagtcaattatatgcctcagtgggctttacagcaacatcctgtccttagaccctctcatcggataaggaacaactccctaaaaaaacaactttaacgggggggggggtaggaagaaacctcagggagagcaacagaggagggagctctctcatggatgttgtgtttacacaatttacagaatacaacactgaaggaggataacataattataatattaCACGTGTATtgtgatgtgtacatgtgtttaaTACACGTGTATTGTAATGTGTATGTTTACAtgtgtattatgatgtgtacaTCTGTATATTACATGTGTGTATTGTGATGTGTATATTACACGTGTGTAttgtgatgaaagtcagtaggagcaatgaaagtcagtaggagcaagatggaatacctatgcgtgaatgagaggaaggacagtggaatggtcaggatgcaaggagtggaggtgacgaaggcatatgagtttaaatacttggggtcaactgtccaaagtaacggggagtgcagtagagaggtgaagaagagagtgcaggcagggtggagtgggcagagaagagtgtcaggagtgatttgcgacagaaaggtaccagcaagagttaaagagaaggtttacaagatggttgtgagaccagctatgttatatggtctggagacagtggcactgacgaaaagacaggaggtggagctggaggtggcagagttgaagatgctaagattttcactgggagtaatgaagaaggacaggattaggaacgagtatattagaggcacagctcaggttggacggtttggagacaaagcaagagaggcaagattgagatggtttggacatgtgtggaggagagatgctgggtatatgggagaaggatactgaatatggagctgccagggaagaggaaaacaggaaggccaaagacgaggtttatggatgtagtgagggaagacatgcaggtggctggtgtgacagaggaagatgcagaagacaggaagaaatggaaatggatgatccgcagtggcgacccctaacgggagcagccaaaagtagtagtagtagattgtgatgtgtacatgtgtatattacatgtgtgtattgtgatgtgtacatgtgtatattacatgtgtgtattgtgatgtgtacatgtgtatattacatgtgtgtattgtgatgtgtacatgtgtatattaCGTGTGTATTGTGATGCTCATTCTGAGACAACATCACAACACACATCAGATTGTTCAGGTCTTGTTTCACATCAGGGCAGTTGAAGTTTTGAACAGTTTTGGGAAAAGAAGGGAGGCTGTGGACCTTTTTTGTAGTGTAGTAAATGTAGTCATCATGCATGACAGATGCTGGATAGAGGTCATGTATACTGTGTACTTCAGTTCACTGATTCCTGCACTATAATTTCATTTCACCCAAATTGGGCTAATGTTATCAGTGGGCTTTGCTCGATCGTAACCCAGAATAAGTCTCACAACATCTCTGCCTCGGTTCTGATGATGCTGTGTTATGTGACGGGACTTGTGTAGGTATGCAAAGGTCACAAAGCAGCCATGCAGAACAATTGTCCTTACACACTACATCACCAGCGGCCACAAAACAATAGCTTAAGCATCAGTTCGAGCTCAAATAAGCAAAGGAATTTGACATAAATGATGAAATTAAAgcttaaaaaaatgaaaaattaaCAAAATGTAAATTATTAAATTAGAGTATTTACAGGCCACCCTGAGAAATTAGAACTAAATTAAAACCCTGAGAAATTATAACTAAAAATAAGCTAAACTCACagtgtcttgatacatgctccaggagaggaaatcacagaaagtttaatcagttcatctggacacaacgtttataagCTAAAGTAAGATAAATTCAGTGTATACAGGCTCAAGAAGAATAAACAAAAaatttttagaccccccccccctttttctccccaattgtacttggccagtttccccactcttcacatctggcttcccacccgcagacacagccaattgtgtctgtagagacgcccgactaagccggaggtaacgcagggattcaaactgccaacccccgtgttggttggcagcaGAGTAgttcgctatgctacccgggcgcccaagAATAAACAAATTTAAGCTAAAGTCACACATTAAatctaaatctaaaaaaagaGCTTATTTTCCTCATGCCCTGCACTCACACATCTTATTAACCCACAGTTGGAGAGAGACCAGTGATGGTTACTGGACAGGTGTGATGGGAGGACGCGTGTGGACTCTTACACAGACAGATGATACTTTGTTGTACCATGTCTACAATAAGCAAGGTGGGCAGGAAGAGGGTTATGGCAGGAAGAGGAAAGCTTGCGCTTCAGTTCAGGGGCTGAATAAGTCAGAGAAGAGATTAAAAGGAGCTCTCAAGCAGGAGGAAGTGGAGAAGCCGGTGGATGTGACCCTTGAGCAGGACGTGAAGGAGGAAGACATGCTGACAGATTACTTGCAATTGAATGTGAAGCTTGGCGAGCTATACAAGGAGTGGGGGGCAGCAGATCCTCACTTCAAGAGTATTGCCAACATCTTCACCGGTCAGTTTGTGGGTACATCTGTGAATGTGTAATGCTGTGTGTTTGCTTGCATAtcatttcctctgggtgctccggtttcctcccacagtccaaatacatgtagttcaggtgaattggccatactaaattgtccctaggtgtgaatgtgtgtgtatgtacgtatgtgtgtgtgttggccctgtgatggcctggcagcctgtccagggtgtctccccgcctgccgctcaatgactgctgggataggctccagcttccccgtgaccctgagggcaggataagtgatttggataatggctggatggatggatggatggatggatgcttgcaTATCTGGTGGTGGTTGATGCAATTACTTTTGTCATAGTAATGACTACATCATTAAATAATTTGTGAAATGCATCTGATATACTATGACCAATGGAAATTGTGCTCTTTTGCTCAGGTGTAAGAATGCTGCGCCAGGACCCCACGGAAtgcttattttcatttatttgcaCTTCCAACAACCATATTTCCCGTATCCAGGGTATGGTAGAGAGGCTGTGTCAGTCTTTGGGCACCTTGCTTTGCTGTCTGGATCAAACCAGCTACTATGATTTTCCTTCCCTGTCCACACTTGCAGGTACTGTAAGGTACTCACTTGTGATACATAAACACTCCTATTAACCTTTTGGTTGAGCTATGGTTTAATATATTTTTCTCTTGCTTATGTTTTTCTTCATATGCTGCGCCATATTTTCTTAACTCTTCCTCACCAGTATTGGCATTTTTATTGATATTTCCTGAACACAGAAATTGTGCAGTACCGTGGTTTATTGACATGTTCACGATTCCTTTTTCAGGTTTAGAATAGAACTGAAAATCAATTAGATAAATTCCACAGTGATAAATTTCATACTACtcgtgtcttgacgcatgctcaataatccaagtatagaaatcccagaaagttgaatcagttcatctggacagtgggagaaatgtttaatcacttatctaatgccccttttccactacatggtaccggctcagcttgactcgactcaactcgcagtgtcgttttccattactgtaacataacagtaccccctcagtgtagctggtctgcattgattttggtacccactccagttttttgggaacctcaacaaaggtggtaccagaaaagcggtaacagttaccaaaatgccgatactttccagtaatggaaaacgaaaaagtcgaatcgcattgagccggtaccatgtagtggaaaaggggcataagtgacttcgcctcagttgctttcaatggaccagaaattggtccactgcAAGGATCGGgttcccagcacaaacagagtaatatagtgtatGCCCTTAAGTGCCTGGAggcttgccgtgacttgtacatagaGGAAACCAAACAAACTTTGGTGAAGCAGATGGCATAACACAGAAGAGAGCTTGTCAGGGCCAGGACTCTGTGGTGTAcacctatctacaggccagtggccactccttcaaggatgagagtgtgcacatccttgatagagaggaacgctggtttgaatggggagtc
It encodes:
- the ogg1 gene encoding N-glycosylase/DNA lyase, whose protein sequence is MARHAVLSSGAGVWRSLACARSELRLDLTLGCGQSFRWRETSDGYWTGVMGGRVWTLTQTDDTLLYHVYNKQGGQEEGYGRKRKACASVQGLNKSEKRLKGALKQEEVEKPVDVTLEQDVKEEDMLTDYLQLNVKLGELYKEWGAADPHFKSIANIFTGVRMLRQDPTECLFSFICTSNNHISRIQGMVERLCQSLGTLLCCLDQTSYYDFPSLSTLADSSVEACLRDLGFGYRARFLQQSAKQILDTHGPQWLQGLRSVPYLQARDALRTLPGVGIKVADCVCLMSLDKTDAVPVDTHVWQIAKRDYKCAAGNGQKSLTDKVHRDIGDFFRQLWGPYAGWAHSVLFCADLKKFQKLKEMPSFKPEAEVKEEKKVVSKKAKIKVEENGTVKDGRTSQRVRRKQR